Proteins encoded together in one Bacteroidota bacterium window:
- a CDS encoding methyltransferase domain-containing protein — protein sequence MKNNQDLSGKALYDFFKKQCNSPLFLDTSYGDTEVVPLELFLKSPHQFTQLELFAIELCKGKILDVGAGSGSHSLFLQQKGKNITGLEVSKYSVQLMKERGIQNIINSDIFTYKGKQFDTLLLLMNGIGIAGTIDKLPLLLQKLKNLLSSKGQILFDSSNIDYLYEDHSFPQDYYFGEIKYRYTYEGETGKWFKWLYIHQELMEETAKKLNLNFQLIYVDENEQYLGRLTHN from the coding sequence TTGAAAAATAATCAAGATTTATCTGGCAAGGCCTTATATGATTTTTTTAAAAAACAATGTAATTCTCCCTTGTTTTTGGATACTTCCTATGGAGATACAGAAGTAGTGCCGCTTGAGCTGTTTTTAAAGTCACCCCATCAATTTACACAACTCGAATTGTTTGCTATTGAATTATGCAAAGGAAAAATTCTTGATGTTGGTGCTGGATCCGGTAGCCATTCTCTTTTTTTGCAACAAAAAGGAAAGAACATTACTGGTCTTGAAGTTTCAAAATATTCTGTTCAACTTATGAAAGAGAGGGGAATTCAAAATATAATTAATTCGGATATTTTTACTTATAAAGGAAAACAGTTTGATACCCTTTTATTGTTAATGAATGGAATAGGAATAGCAGGCACTATTGACAAATTGCCACTTCTGCTCCAGAAATTAAAAAATTTGCTTTCATCAAAAGGACAAATACTTTTTGATTCCTCTAACATTGATTATTTGTATGAAGACCATTCATTTCCACAAGATTATTACTTTGGCGAAATTAAATACCGCTATACTTATGAGGGGGAAACAGGAAAATGGTTCAAATGGCTGTATATCCACCAGGAATTAATGGAGGAAACAGCAAAAAAGCTTAATTTAAATTTCCAGTTAATTTATGTAGATGAAAATGAACAATACCTTGGAAGGTTAACACATAATTAA
- a CDS encoding antibiotic biosynthesis monooxygenase: MIIRFVKMTFETGKEGDFLNVFNNSSEKIRSFNGCEFLELLRDVNQTNIFFTHSIWKSEKHLEKYRNSFLFKETWASTKVLFSDKPQAWSLIKK, from the coding sequence ATGATTATACGCTTTGTAAAAATGACATTTGAAACTGGTAAGGAAGGAGATTTTTTAAATGTCTTTAATAATTCCAGTGAAAAAATAAGGAGTTTTAATGGATGTGAGTTTTTGGAATTACTTAGGGATGTAAATCAAACAAACATTTTTTTCACCCATAGTATTTGGAAAAGCGAAAAACACCTTGAAAAATACCGTAATTCTTTTCTTTTTAAAGAAACATGGGCATCTACTAAAGTTTTGTTCTCGGATAAACCGCAGGCTTGGAGTTTAATAAAAAAATAA